The Candidatus Thiothrix anitrata genome includes the window ACCTCAATGCGTTGCACACGCGGCGGGCATTCCAGCGCGACTGGCCCTGAAATTAACGTGACTTGCGCACCCATCGCCGTAGCGGCATTGGCAATCGCGTAACCCATTTTACCGGAGCTACGATTGGTTAAAAAGCGTACCGGATCAATCGCTTCGCGGGTAGGACCTGCGGTAATCAATACCCGCTTGCCTTGCAAGAGCGCGTTGGTGCTGCAACAGGTGCTTAATGCTTGCACCAATTCCGCCGGTTCTAACATGCGCCCCATACCCGTATCGCCGCAGGCTTGCACCCCTTCAGCGGGGCCGAATACCCGTACTTCGCGTGCTTTGAGGGTTTGTAGATTGTGTTGGGTGGCGGCATTTTTCCACATTTGTTGATTCATTGCGGGCGCGACCATCAACGGCGCGGCAGACGCGAGGCAAACCGTGCTGAGTAAATCATCTGCAAAACCGTAAGTTAACCGCGCCAACACATTGGCGGTGGCGGGCGCGATCAGGATCAGCTCCGCCCAGCGGGCGAGTTCAATATGCCCCATCCCTAACTCGGCTTGTGGATCGAGCAATTCGGTATGCACGGGATTTCCTGATAACGCCTGCATCGTCAGGGGCGTAATGAATTGCTGGGCGGAAGCGGTCATGCAAACCCGCACGTTCGCACCTTGTTTAATCAACAAACGTACCAGTTCAGCGGATTTATACGCGGCGATACCACCACTTATCCCTAAAAGAATGTTTTTACCGTGAAGGAATGACATAAGATTTGCATCCTAACCCATGAATAAAAAAGCGAAAAATAATGGCAATTACCGACTGGCCTGTGGATGAACGACCACGCGAAAAACTCTTAGCACGCGGCTCGCAAGCCCTGTCTGATGCCGAATTACTGGCTATTTTCCTGCGCGTTGGGGTCAAGGGCAAAACCGCCGTCGACCTGTCGCGGGAGCTACTACAAACGTTCGGTAGTTTACGGCAATTATTTGATGCAGATGCACAAAAATTTTGTGCAACGCACGGTATGGGCGAAGCCAAGTACGTGCAATTGCAGGCAGTGTTGGAAATGTCGCGCCGCTATCTGGCGGAAAATATGCGTCGGGGTGATCCACTGAGTGACCCGGATGCGGTGCGTTATTACCTGACAGCGAAATTGCGCGATTACCGCTCGGAAGTGTTCGCGTGCCTGTTTTTGGATAACCGCCATCGCGTCATCCAGTACGAGGAAATGTTCCACGGAACGATTGACGGCGCGTCAGTACATCCGCGTGAAGTGGTGCGGCGTGCCTTACACCACAATGCGGCAGCAGTCATTTTTGCACACAACCACCCGTCTGGCGTGGCAGAACCGAGTCAGGCAGATGAGCGTATCACCCAAAAACTCAAAGACGCGCTACACCTGATTGATGTGCGCGTGCTGGATCATTTTGTCATTGGTGACAGCGTGGTGTCATTTGCGGAAAGGGGGATGTTATAAACGCACGCTCTGCGGATGCCGAATACGATTATCCGGGTCAAATTGCCGTTTTAACGCCTGTAAGCGCGGGTAATTGTCGCCGTAATACGCGGTTTCCCATGCTTTGATTTCGACATCGGGGTAATTGCGGTAATGCGCTTTGATGCCACCAGCGGTTAACATTCCTTGAATCTCGCGCACGATGCTTTCTGCCTCTTTGGTTTGGGTAGCTTTGTCGTAGTAGGTTTGTAATTCGCCCAAAAATCCGAAGGCTCGGTGCGGGTAAGCGGCGGTGCTTGCCATACCTGCTTTATTAATTTCTCCGCCCAAGGTATTGATCTGTAACAGGGTTGTCATTTTTGCGGTAGCTATTTTTTTTGCAATGGTAGGCAACAACGTTTTAATGTCGCTGAAGCTGTGGTAGTAACCCGCCGAAACGTTCTTGAAATACATGGGGTCAACGCCGCCTTTATAACGTTGAATACCGCGTAAAAAGCTGTCTTTGCGCGGGGTCATCACTTCGGTAGCACCCGTCTTGAGTTTGGCGAGGATGGTTTTGAGTGCCGTACTAGGGGTAGGGGCGGTATCTGTCAGCAATACTGTGAGGTGTTTGCCATTAAGTACCCACGATGAATACGCTGTATTAGGTAAGTTTTTCATCAGTTCAAACCAGCGTTCGGCTAATTGCGTAGCAGCTTCCGGGGTTAAGTTGCGGTATTTGTAGCGATGGCTGCTGAAATACGTAGGGGTTGGGTGGGTGTTGAATTCCAGTTCGGTAATTATCCCGAAATTGCCATTGCCACCTCCTTTGCATGCCCACAGTAGTTCGGCATTGTCTTTAGAATCATGCACTTTTCCTATGCCATCGACCATGCGTACCCGTTGCAGGCTATCGCAGGTCAGCCCGAATTGCCGCCCGAAAAAGCCGTAACCGCCGCCCAAGGTTAAACCAGCCACGCCCACACCTGCGCACGAACCCGCTGGAATCAGGCGTTTGTATTGGTTGAGGTATTCGTAAACACCGCCGAGTTTTGCCCCAGGTTGGATAATCAGGCGTTTAGTGGTTGCGTTGTATTGCGGTTTATTCATGCCCGAAAGGTCAATCATTAAGCCACCGTCATTAGTGGAAAATCCTTCAAAGCTATGCCCGCCACTTTTTACCGCAATCGGTAGCTCAGCTTGACGTGCGTAGGCGACCGCTTCCTGCACACCTTTTTCATTGGCGCACACCGCGATGATTTTGGGCATGGCAGTAATGCGTTTATTAAAAATTTGGCGATGTTTCAGGTAATTTGTATCGTTACGCTGCAAAAAACGCACATTATTGCTGGAAGGTGGTGCAGTATTGTCAGCATTAGCAGCAACAGGGTAATAAAAGGCCGGAATGCTCGCGGCAAGTACTAAGGCATCCAGCAGGAATTGGCGACGCTGCGGATTGATGGTGGAATCTGACATAAGTAACTCCCGTAAATGATTAAGGTTATTGTAGGTGGATTCGTGATTTTTTACAGAGCTTAATCCCTTGTTAATCTAAGGTGTAGTGAAGGTGGCGGATAATTTTTGATTTATTTCAATGCGGCTGGAGAGGCATTTAGGGCATTTTCCACCGCTGTTCTAACACGGTATGTAGCATTTTGAGGTATGACGATGAATAAGTATGTATTAATGGTGGGTTTGGCGGCTTTGTTGACTGCTTGTGGTGAAAAATCCGAACAAGCAGCCGCACCTGCTGACGCGCCTAAAACAGCCCAACAGGTTGCTGCGCCAGCGGCCGCACCTACACCTGCACAGGGCAATGATAAAGCGGCTTTGGTTGAGCAAGCAAAAGGCACGGTACAAGCCTTGGGCGGCACGCTCAAAGGTGAACTCGAAGCGGCAATGAAAGCAGGTGGGCCTGTTGAAGCCATGAACATTTGCCACACCAAAGCCCCGGAAATTGCCAAAGCCGTATCAGCGGAAAAAGGTATGGAAATCAGCCGGGTCAGTTTGAAAAATCGTAACCCGGAAATGGGAGCAGCGAATGAATGGCAAGTGGCCGTTTTAAATGATTTTGAAGCTAAGAAAGCAACGGGTGAAGACCCTGCGACAATGGCTTACGCGGAAGTGGTTGATAAAGAATTTCGTTTTATGAAAGCCATTCCAACGGGTGCGGTTTGTTTAAAATGCCACGGCACGGATCTTAGCCCTGAAGTTACTGCGAAATTGACCGAGCTTTACCCTCAAGATAAAGCCACCGGCTATAAAGAAGGGGATTTGCGTGGTGCGTTTGTGGTGGTTAAACAGTTGACTCAATAATCACGAGATTGGTGTTGCTGAGCAGATTCAGCAGCACCAAATCCAACTGGCTGTTTACAGTTTTCTAAAAGCGGCCGCAATATCTTCGACTTGTAGCTCTTTGAAAGTTTTTAATTCGGGTTCTGGATCTGGCATGACCACGTATTCAGATGGAATGGCAAGACTTAATGCGCGAGTTTTTACGTTAAACGTGGCTTTATCTTTCGATAGCTCTATGGCTGGGTGAGGGAATTTATACAACTTTGAATAAAAACACAGTTTATAAAAGCCGCTGCTGAGTTTAATCTTTTTGGCATAAAACGAGGTTTCTGTTGGTTCTGGAATTTTACTGACAGTAATAATGTTTTCTTGGCTTACATCAAATTGCAACCAATCACCGGATGACCAGCCTAGTTTTCTGAAGAGTCCTGCACCAAAAGACAGGCACAGATTGCTCCTTCCGCCTATATCTTCCATACCCAAGATAATATCGAAACTTCCCGAAGATTTTGTAGTCATTCCCTATCCATAATCGTATCTGACTCCGCTCACACTGCGTTGTTCCCGAATATTAGCACAACTGTTTATTTAATAAAGTGTTGCGTGTTATCTGTGAGGCATGGCTGCTGATTTGCAGTGAATACTAGCGTTTGTCAGTGGCTCTCCGGTAAAATCGCCCATCCTTTGTCTAACAATAAGCAGTTATCGTGCGCTTAAGTAAAATCCGCATTGCTGGATTCAAGAGTTTTGTTGATCCCGTAACCTTAGACTTGCGTAGCAATCTAACTGGTATCCTCGGC containing:
- the coaBC gene encoding bifunctional phosphopantothenoylcysteine decarboxylase/phosphopantothenate--cysteine ligase CoaBC → MSFLHGKNILLGISGGIAAYKSAELVRLLIKQGANVRVCMTASAQQFITPLTMQALSGNPVHTELLDPQAELGMGHIELARWAELILIAPATANVLARLTYGFADDLLSTVCLASAAPLMVAPAMNQQMWKNAATQHNLQTLKAREVRVFGPAEGVQACGDTGMGRMLEPAELVQALSTCCSTNALLQGKRVLITAGPTREAIDPVRFLTNRSSGKMGYAIANAATAMGAQVTLISGPVALECPPRVQRIEVESAADMLVATQAHATDADIFIATAAVADYTPISVAAQKIKKNADVLELAMKKTTDVLATIKRSHPQLFTVGFAAETNNVMAYARGKLERKGLDMIAANSVADGKAFDQPTNALEVVWKDGHTSLPEMDKHTLAHELLKLIAAQYHTRKPFA
- the radC gene encoding RadC family protein; its protein translation is MAITDWPVDERPREKLLARGSQALSDAELLAIFLRVGVKGKTAVDLSRELLQTFGSLRQLFDADAQKFCATHGMGEAKYVQLQAVLEMSRRYLAENMRRGDPLSDPDAVRYYLTAKLRDYRSEVFACLFLDNRHRVIQYEEMFHGTIDGASVHPREVVRRALHHNAAAVIFAHNHPSGVAEPSQADERITQKLKDALHLIDVRVLDHFVIGDSVVSFAERGML
- a CDS encoding FAD-binding oxidoreductase, translating into MSDSTINPQRRQFLLDALVLAASIPAFYYPVAANADNTAPPSSNNVRFLQRNDTNYLKHRQIFNKRITAMPKIIAVCANEKGVQEAVAYARQAELPIAVKSGGHSFEGFSTNDGGLMIDLSGMNKPQYNATTKRLIIQPGAKLGGVYEYLNQYKRLIPAGSCAGVGVAGLTLGGGYGFFGRQFGLTCDSLQRVRMVDGIGKVHDSKDNAELLWACKGGGNGNFGIITELEFNTHPTPTYFSSHRYKYRNLTPEAATQLAERWFELMKNLPNTAYSSWVLNGKHLTVLLTDTAPTPSTALKTILAKLKTGATEVMTPRKDSFLRGIQRYKGGVDPMYFKNVSAGYYHSFSDIKTLLPTIAKKIATAKMTTLLQINTLGGEINKAGMASTAAYPHRAFGFLGELQTYYDKATQTKEAESIVREIQGMLTAGGIKAHYRNYPDVEIKAWETAYYGDNYPRLQALKRQFDPDNRIRHPQSVRL
- a CDS encoding Tll0287-like domain-containing protein, encoding MNKYVLMVGLAALLTACGEKSEQAAAPADAPKTAQQVAAPAAAPTPAQGNDKAALVEQAKGTVQALGGTLKGELEAAMKAGGPVEAMNICHTKAPEIAKAVSAEKGMEISRVSLKNRNPEMGAANEWQVAVLNDFEAKKATGEDPATMAYAEVVDKEFRFMKAIPTGAVCLKCHGTDLSPEVTAKLTELYPQDKATGYKEGDLRGAFVVVKQLTQ